The following coding sequences lie in one Arachis ipaensis cultivar K30076 chromosome B05, Araip1.1, whole genome shotgun sequence genomic window:
- the LOC107641748 gene encoding CRIB domain-containing protein RIC7-like, with product MGSAMKGIYKFFTGIFVVKEREVEMEMEIGQPTDVKHVAHIGWDGPSESGPSWMNEFKSAPDFSTSIGPRRDPNTTSIREPQEETQQTTGVANVAKKPRRKKVKSTSSPKSSPSSSTSKHSKPAKSKTKMQQQVQATD from the exons ATGGGAAGTGCGATGAAAGGGATTTACAAATTCTTTACCGGAATTTTTG TTGTGAAGGAGCGGGAGGtggaaatggaaatggaaattgGGCAACCAACAGATGTTAAGCATGTGGCTCACATCGGATGGGATGGTCCTTCTGAGAGTGGACCCAGTTGG ATGAATGAGTTTAAATCGGCACCTGATTTTTCAACGTCGATTGGTCCCCGAAGAGACCCCAATACTACGTCCATCCGAG AGCCTCAAGAAGAAACCCAACAAACAACAGGGGTTGCCAATGTTGCTAAGAAGCCAAGGCGGAAAAAGGTTAAGTCAACTTCTTCTCCCAAGTCATCGCCTTCTTCTTCTACATCCAAGCACTCAAAACCTGCAAAGTCAAAGACTAAAATGCAGCAGCAAGTTCAAGCCACTGATTGA